A portion of the Stigmatella aurantiaca DW4/3-1 genome contains these proteins:
- a CDS encoding Ig-like domain-containing protein, with protein MASPSFSIRWCLTLGALVLGLASGCSTESTPPKPPPPTRDLPDVERSSVDVDRTTAVRADGLDEVTITVTVLKSDGTPLPEREVTLQASGEGHTFSPPSGRTDEKGVLVSKLVSRVPGLKQVTASVAAEGKPVVLGRAPTVQFVETVTPRIAKLVFRGTNLDSVAGSPLKSQWEVELQDEAGAVVRGSTSLVRVEVASGPSAELKGTTEVSAVDGVARFTELVIEKAGDYSLRAKAGTVTGQSPSFRVVPAAASVAELTGLPAETVAGGTVGAQVLLRDAFANVATNYTGTLRIFSSDSTAVLPADLVFKSTDQGRMSFEGVSLHKAGTQRVGVEDRATGLLKTEVEIAVRAGNAARLAFAQAIGQHSVRAQLSGVRVVLNDIYGNASSGSGLPVTVALSPGSGTLEGMATVASVNGVVTFSNLSIAQEGTYTLAATASGLEGASSAAFPIVDDVAPATPVLSQGNTTGSSIAVEWIAVGDDGPQGTAVSQELRYATTPIVTEGDFAAATLAFNAAPKAAGSAEQATIANLSVGTTYHVVLKVTDNAGNSVRSASRAFSTSDPSVEKLAFTVQPANGTAGVALADVKVALQDAAGNTVGSATLAVTLDLAEDVPFTPVTVNAVAGIATFSGLTLNQVGTYHFKASSSALPEVQSGPFTIQAAAAARLDLVGWVGPVTSGVPGSVEVKAFDAFGNVATGYTGTVRFTSTDPQATLPQNYTFTAGDEGHKAFTNVVLRTVGSQTVTVEDTGNASLQDALTVEVGSGSVEELVLEVLTAPVQAGSPFSVTVTLRDGSGNIATGYTGTVSFGSSDGQVTLPADYTFTATDAGQKTFTGLVLRTSGPQSLTAHDTVATELTDTKPLTVTEGATTRLLLSAPATSTAGASFSVTVSARDAFNNVVPGYTGTVSFTSDDAQAELPAAYTFISSDAGQRVFSITLDTSGTRQVQVTDGTYTASATLTVAAGAPAKLVFTQQPGNATVRTPLAAVRVALQDEQGNTVGASGPAVTVALTGGNPASVLGGTKTVAPVTGVASFGDLSVDQEGTAFRLEASATGLPPVTSDAFAVQDNLSPAVAVLSGSASSPSSVTLTWVAVGDDGTEGTAASYELRYAATDITTEEQFAAATPVSVAAPKAAGQTETVSLTDLPPAPYYFALKVFDGAGNASRSASVHVDLSVLEAVQEGNVIISEFRALGEEFIELRNTTAADIDVHGYLFRNAANEEVNIRAKNDPNGTAGTPVLLPAGAVLFGIPNPSGAIPTTVGFVYGAPGTAFALADTGDKLELHAPLSAHLEDTVDFRFFITHPNTPLTATAFVGFAGSSTQLDPESLTADANDTATNWCVSFYPAGSRAGRVTDTAGAANGSCKVAVINEVLIDAPSTEDTKAFVELAGPGGSVIGGAKILDIEGKNPSAGTLNTDGDMAPGETDGEFVLPAGTRFPADGILLIADAHPLTNVTNVPNFVNGVDVKARDISMERLGGDTIQLVSASGTLLDVLGHDTAGANLSVATAFNGLAMYEVQTALTSTPATGTAAPTLARSPDSADTGNNREDFHADPTATPGVVNDDVHFTITSVSPDNCAARAGRTGITVVGTDFSPTLRAQFGGNSSALCTATSPTLATCDAVSNAHNTVARVSVVLSNPPNVKSPNTTLVDGFTYTGSNNDLLPTPDPLEADFCNLQFPATFSVQRNQPTPSLYGQIYEAGVTEVPGDPGAGVLRAEVGYGSVGTDPISHISWQFFPAAYNVQVGNNDEFAGSFVAPQALGNYSYTYRFSFDNGLNWTYCDTDGAGSNEGLLFEPTKLGTMTVTN; from the coding sequence ATGGCATCTCCTTCCTTCTCAATCCGCTGGTGCCTCACGCTGGGCGCCCTTGTGCTGGGGCTGGCCTCCGGCTGTTCGACGGAAAGCACGCCGCCCAAGCCGCCGCCCCCCACCCGGGACTTGCCGGACGTGGAGCGCTCCTCGGTGGACGTGGACCGAACCACGGCGGTCAGGGCTGACGGCCTGGACGAAGTCACCATCACCGTCACCGTGCTCAAGAGCGATGGCACCCCGTTGCCGGAGCGCGAGGTCACGCTGCAAGCCTCCGGTGAGGGGCACACGTTCTCGCCGCCCTCGGGCCGGACGGATGAGAAGGGCGTGCTGGTGTCGAAGCTGGTTTCCCGTGTTCCGGGACTGAAGCAGGTGACAGCGTCGGTCGCTGCCGAGGGAAAGCCGGTGGTGCTGGGACGCGCGCCCACGGTCCAGTTCGTCGAGACCGTGACGCCGAGGATCGCCAAGCTGGTCTTCAGGGGAACGAATCTCGACAGCGTGGCGGGGTCGCCGCTGAAGTCTCAATGGGAGGTGGAACTCCAGGACGAGGCTGGCGCCGTGGTGCGCGGTTCGACGTCCTTGGTGCGGGTGGAGGTGGCTTCGGGGCCGTCCGCGGAGCTCAAGGGGACAACGGAGGTCAGCGCGGTGGACGGCGTGGCGCGCTTCACCGAGCTCGTCATCGAGAAGGCGGGTGACTATTCGCTCCGGGCAAAGGCGGGAACCGTCACGGGGCAGAGTCCCTCGTTTCGCGTGGTGCCCGCGGCGGCCTCCGTCGCGGAGCTAACGGGGCTGCCAGCGGAGACGGTGGCGGGTGGCACGGTGGGGGCGCAGGTCCTGCTGCGCGACGCATTCGCCAACGTGGCGACGAACTACACGGGCACCTTGCGCATCTTTTCGTCGGATTCCACGGCGGTGCTGCCGGCGGATCTCGTCTTCAAGAGCACGGATCAGGGAAGGATGTCGTTCGAGGGGGTGTCCCTGCACAAGGCGGGGACCCAGCGGGTGGGGGTGGAGGACAGAGCGACCGGCCTGCTCAAGACCGAAGTGGAGATCGCGGTGAGGGCAGGCAATGCCGCCCGGCTCGCCTTCGCTCAGGCGATTGGACAGCACTCCGTGCGTGCCCAGTTGAGCGGTGTTCGGGTCGTCCTCAATGACATATATGGCAATGCGTCCTCGGGGTCCGGTCTGCCGGTGACGGTGGCGCTCTCGCCGGGAAGTGGAACGCTGGAGGGGATGGCCACGGTGGCGTCGGTGAACGGCGTGGTCACCTTCTCCAACCTGAGCATTGCCCAGGAGGGCACGTACACCCTGGCCGCCACGGCGTCCGGGCTGGAGGGTGCCAGCAGTGCCGCGTTCCCGATCGTGGACGATGTGGCCCCCGCCACACCCGTGCTCTCGCAGGGGAACACCACGGGCTCCTCCATTGCCGTGGAGTGGATCGCCGTGGGCGATGATGGACCACAAGGCACCGCCGTCAGTCAGGAACTGCGCTATGCGACCACGCCCATTGTCACCGAGGGGGACTTTGCGGCGGCCACGTTGGCGTTCAACGCGGCACCCAAGGCGGCGGGAAGTGCCGAGCAGGCCACGATCGCCAATCTCTCGGTGGGGACCACGTACCATGTTGTGCTGAAGGTGACGGACAACGCGGGCAACTCGGTGCGCTCGGCTTCGCGGGCGTTCTCCACCAGTGATCCAAGCGTGGAGAAGCTGGCCTTCACCGTGCAGCCGGCGAATGGCACCGCGGGTGTGGCGCTGGCGGATGTGAAGGTGGCGCTTCAAGACGCGGCTGGCAACACCGTGGGCAGCGCCACGCTGGCCGTCACGCTGGACCTGGCCGAGGATGTGCCCTTCACGCCGGTGACGGTGAACGCGGTTGCCGGCATCGCGACCTTCTCCGGCCTCACCTTGAATCAGGTGGGAACGTACCACTTCAAGGCGTCTTCCAGCGCTCTGCCCGAAGTGCAGAGCGGGCCCTTCACCATCCAGGCCGCGGCTGCGGCCCGCCTGGATCTGGTGGGGTGGGTGGGGCCTGTCACCTCGGGGGTGCCGGGCAGTGTCGAGGTGAAGGCCTTCGATGCATTCGGCAACGTGGCCACTGGCTACACGGGCACGGTGCGCTTCACGTCCACGGATCCCCAGGCGACCTTGCCGCAGAACTACACCTTCACCGCCGGGGATGAAGGGCACAAGGCCTTCACCAACGTGGTCCTGCGGACGGTGGGCTCGCAAACGGTGACGGTGGAAGACACCGGGAACGCGTCGCTCCAGGACGCACTGACGGTGGAGGTGGGCAGTGGCTCGGTGGAGGAACTGGTGCTCGAGGTTCTCACGGCACCCGTTCAGGCGGGCAGTCCGTTCTCCGTGACCGTCACGCTTCGGGATGGCAGTGGGAACATCGCCACGGGCTACACGGGAACGGTGAGCTTTGGCTCCAGCGATGGCCAGGTGACGCTGCCTGCGGACTACACGTTCACCGCGACGGACGCGGGACAGAAGACGTTCACCGGGCTCGTGCTGCGCACCTCGGGCCCGCAGTCGCTCACCGCGCATGACACGGTGGCCACCGAACTCACGGACACCAAGCCGCTCACCGTGACGGAGGGCGCCACCACGCGCCTGCTGCTCTCCGCCCCCGCGACGTCCACCGCCGGGGCCTCTTTCAGCGTGACGGTCAGCGCGCGAGACGCGTTCAACAACGTGGTGCCGGGTTACACGGGCACCGTGTCTTTCACCTCCGATGATGCCCAGGCCGAGCTGCCAGCGGCCTACACGTTCATTTCGAGCGATGCGGGTCAACGGGTGTTCAGCATCACCTTGGACACGTCGGGGACACGGCAGGTGCAGGTGACGGATGGCACGTACACCGCCAGCGCCACATTGACTGTCGCAGCGGGGGCACCGGCGAAGTTGGTGTTCACCCAGCAGCCGGGCAATGCCACCGTGCGCACGCCGTTGGCCGCCGTGCGCGTGGCGCTCCAGGATGAACAAGGCAACACCGTGGGGGCATCGGGACCTGCCGTGACGGTGGCGTTGACCGGGGGAAATCCCGCCTCGGTGCTAGGTGGCACGAAGACCGTGGCTCCCGTGACGGGCGTTGCTTCCTTCGGGGACCTCTCGGTGGACCAGGAGGGCACTGCGTTCCGGCTCGAAGCGAGTGCCACCGGCCTGCCGCCCGTGACGAGCGATGCGTTTGCGGTTCAGGACAACCTCTCGCCGGCGGTGGCCGTGCTCAGCGGTTCGGCGTCTTCCCCCTCCAGCGTGACGCTCACGTGGGTGGCGGTGGGCGATGATGGCACGGAGGGCACGGCCGCCAGCTATGAGCTGCGCTACGCGGCCACGGACATCACCACCGAGGAGCAGTTCGCTGCGGCGACGCCCGTGAGCGTCGCTGCCCCAAAAGCCGCCGGGCAGACGGAGACAGTCTCTCTGACGGATCTGCCCCCGGCCCCTTACTACTTCGCGCTCAAGGTGTTCGACGGGGCGGGCAACGCCAGCCGCTCGGCGAGCGTGCATGTGGATCTCTCGGTGCTCGAAGCCGTTCAGGAGGGCAACGTCATCATCAGCGAGTTCCGGGCCCTGGGGGAGGAGTTCATCGAACTGCGCAACACCACGGCCGCCGACATCGATGTGCACGGCTACCTCTTCCGGAATGCCGCCAACGAGGAGGTGAACATCCGCGCCAAGAATGATCCGAATGGAACGGCGGGAACCCCGGTGCTCCTCCCCGCGGGGGCGGTGCTCTTCGGGATTCCCAACCCGTCTGGCGCGATTCCCACCACCGTGGGGTTTGTCTACGGCGCGCCCGGCACGGCGTTCGCGCTGGCGGACACGGGAGACAAGCTGGAGCTCCATGCCCCGCTCTCGGCGCACTTGGAGGACACAGTGGACTTCCGGTTCTTCATCACCCACCCGAACACGCCGCTGACCGCCACGGCGTTCGTTGGCTTCGCGGGGAGCTCCACGCAGCTGGATCCTGAGAGCCTCACGGCCGATGCCAACGACACGGCGACGAACTGGTGCGTGAGCTTCTATCCCGCGGGCAGCCGTGCCGGACGCGTCACGGACACCGCGGGCGCGGCCAATGGAAGTTGCAAGGTGGCGGTCATCAACGAGGTGCTCATCGATGCCCCCAGCACGGAGGACACCAAGGCCTTCGTGGAGCTCGCGGGCCCCGGAGGCTCGGTGATCGGCGGCGCGAAGATTCTCGACATCGAAGGAAAGAACCCCTCGGCGGGCACGCTCAATACGGATGGTGACATGGCGCCGGGGGAAACAGATGGCGAGTTCGTGCTTCCGGCCGGGACTCGCTTTCCGGCGGATGGCATCTTGCTCATCGCGGATGCGCATCCCCTCACCAACGTGACCAATGTCCCTAACTTCGTGAACGGCGTGGATGTCAAAGCCCGGGATATCTCCATGGAGAGATTGGGTGGCGACACCATTCAATTGGTCTCCGCAAGCGGAACCCTGCTCGACGTGTTGGGCCATGACACGGCCGGTGCCAATCTCTCGGTGGCCACGGCTTTCAATGGACTGGCCATGTACGAAGTGCAGACAGCGCTCACCTCGACGCCCGCGACGGGAACCGCGGCCCCGACATTGGCGCGCTCACCGGACAGTGCCGATACCGGCAACAACCGGGAGGATTTCCACGCGGATCCGACGGCGACGCCAGGGGTCGTGAATGACGACGTCCACTTCACGATCACGAGTGTGTCGCCGGACAACTGCGCCGCGAGGGCAGGCCGCACGGGCATTACCGTGGTGGGAACGGACTTTTCCCCCACTCTGCGCGCTCAGTTTGGTGGGAACTCGTCGGCCCTCTGCACGGCCACCAGCCCGACGCTGGCCACGTGCGATGCCGTGAGCAACGCTCACAACACGGTCGCCCGGGTCAGCGTGGTTCTCAGCAACCCCCCGAACGTCAAGAGCCCCAATACGACGCTGGTGGATGGCTTCACGTACACCGGCAGCAACAACGATCTTTTGCCCACCCCCGACCCGTTGGAGGCGGATTTCTGCAACCTTCAGTTCCCGGCGACGTTCTCGGTTCAGCGCAACCAGCCGACGCCAAGCCTCTATGGGCAGATCTACGAGGCGGGGGTGACGGAAGTTCCAGGGGACCCAGGGGCGGGAGTCCTGCGCGCCGAGGTGGGGTATGGCTCCGTGGGAACGGATCCGATCAGTCACATCTCGTGGCAGTTCTTCCCCGCGGCCTACAACGTTCAGGTGGGCAACAACGACGAGTTCGCCGGGTCTTTCGTCGCCCCACAAGCCTTGGGCAACTACTCCTATACGTACCGGTTCAGCTTCGACAACGGGCTGAACTGGACGTACTGCGACACGGACGGCGCGGGCTCGAATGAAGGACTTCTCTTCGAGCCCACCAAGCTGGGCACCATGACGGTCACCAACTAA